A window of the Cicer arietinum cultivar CDC Frontier isolate Library 1 chromosome 6, Cicar.CDCFrontier_v2.0, whole genome shotgun sequence genome harbors these coding sequences:
- the LOC101501098 gene encoding putative pentatricopeptide repeat-containing protein At3g18840, with amino-acid sequence MRPLILRDAVVYRDHVQAIKSGFASCIFTSNKLIRLYSNHGLLQDAHKLFDEMPHPNVFSWNALIMAYIKAHNLTRARVLFDSASHIDVVSYNTMLSAYVGADGYETEALDLFARMQSARDTIGIDDFTLTTMLNLTAKLRVVCYGRQIHSYMVKTANDLSKFASSALINMYSKCGFFREACNVLSGFDGVVDLVSKNAMAAACCREGKMDMALNVFQKNHELNDTVSWNTLIAGYAQNGYMDKALALFVEMTERGVGYDEHTLASVLSACSGLKYLKLGKCVHAWALKNNRSSNQFISSGIVDLYCKCGNIRYAESVYAGIGIKSQFAVASLIVGYSSQGNMTKARMLFDSLSERNSVVWTTLCSGYAKLPQCEEVFKLFREFINAEALIPDAMIIIIVLGACATQAALCLGKQIHTYILRMGLNMDKKLLSAMVDMYSKCGNIMYAEKSFQLMVDKDRDAILYNVMIAGYAHHGFENKAFQLFQDMLKKSVKPDAVTFVALLSACRHRGLVEQGENIFISMKEDYNVLPEIYHYACMVDMYGRANQLEKAVEFMRKIPIQIDATIWGAFLNACQINNNTSLVDEAEEKLLKVESDNGSRYVQLANVYAADGKWVEMGRIRKKMRVKEAKKLAGCSWIYVKNGIHAFTSGDSSHAKADSIYSTLLCLNGTELKQLHEIRGDVLVDVF; translated from the coding sequence ATGAGGCCTCTAATACTGAGAGATGCAGTTGTATATCGTGACCATGTTCAAGCAATAAAATCTGGTTTTGCATCATGCATTTTCACTTCTAATAAACTCATTCGCCTTTATTCTAATCATGGTCTTTTACAAGATGCCCACAAACTGTTCGACGAAATGCCACATCCAAATGTATTCTCTTGGAATGCCCTAATTATGGCTTACATTAAAGCACACAACTTGACACGGGCTAGAGTCCTTTTTGACTCTGCCTCTCACATAGATGTGGTTTCTTATAATACCATGTTGTCGGCTTATGTTGGTGCTGACGGATACGAGACTGAGGCACTCGATTTGTTTGCTAGAATGCAATCTGCACGTGACACAATAGGGATTGATGATTTCACTCTCACAACCATGCTTAACCTTACTGCCAAGCTACGTGTAGTGTGTTATGGGAGACAGATACATTCGTATATGGTGAAAACTGCAAATGATTTAAGCAAATTTGCATCGAGCGCTCTCATCAACATGTACTCTAAATGTGGTTTCTTTCGCGAAGCATGCAATGTGCTTAGTGGTTTTGATGGTGTGGTGGACTTAGTTTCCAAGAATGCAATGGCTGCTGCTTGTTGTAGGGAAGGAAAAATGGACATGGCTTTGAATGTCTTTCAGAAAAATCATGAATTGAATGATACAGTGTCTTGGAATACGTTGATTGCTGGATATGCTCAGAATGGCTATATGGATAAAGCACTGGCCTTGTTTGTTGAGATGACTGAAAGAGGTGTTGGGTATGATGAACATACTTTAGCAAGTGTTTTAAGTGCCTGCTCTGGCCTAAAGTATTTGAAACTGGGCAAGTGTGTCCATGCGTGGGCGTTGAAAAATAATCGGAGTTCAAATCAATTCATTAGCAGCGGCATCGTAGACTTGTACTGTAAGTGTGGGAATATTAGGTATGCAGAGTCGGTGTATGCAGGAATTGGGATCAAAAGCCAATTTGCAGTTGCTTCATTGATTGTAGGCTATTCATCTCAAGGCAACATGACGAAAGCCCGAATGCTTTTTGATTCACTATCGGAAAGGAACTCTGTTGTCTGGACAACTCTATGTTCTGGCTATGCAAAATTGCCACAATGTGAGGAAGTCTTCAAACTTTTCAGAGAGTTTATAAATGCAGAAGCACTAATTCCTGATGCAATGATCATCATAATTGTGCTTGGTGCCTGTGCAACACAAGCCGCCCTTTGTTTGGGAAAGCAGATTCATACTTACATCTTGAGAATGGGACTTAATATGGATAAAAAATTGCTGAGTGCTATGGTTGACATGTACTCAAAATGTGGTAATATCATGTATGCTGAGAAAAGCTTCCAACTAATGGTTGATAAGGATAGAGATGCAATCTTATATAATGTCATGATAGCTGGTTATGCTCATCATGGCTTTGAAAATAAAGCTTTTCAGCTTTTTCAGGACATGTTGAAGAAAAGTGTCAAGCCAGACGCAGTCACTTTTGTAGCACTTCTATCTGCTTGTCGGCATCGTGGACTAGTAGAACAAGGagagaatatttttatttctatgaaAGAAGATTACAACGTGTTGCCCGAGATATACCACTATGCATGTATGGTTGATATGTATGGAAGGGCTAATCAACTAGAGAAGGCAGTAGAATTCATGAGGAAGATTCCCATACAGATAGATGCTACAATTTGGGGAGCATTCCTTAATGCTTGCCAGATAAACAACAATACATCACTTGTCGATGAGGCAGAAGAGAAACTATTAAAAGTTGAGTCTGATAATGGGTCTCGGTATGTGCAATTGGCCAATGTCTATGCTGCTGACGGGAAATGGGTTGAGATGGGAAGAATAAGGAAGAAAATGAGAGTGAAGGAGGCAAAAAAGCTTGCTGGTTGCAGTTGGATATATGTGAAAAATGGTATTCATGCATTTACTTCTGGTGATTCATCTCATGCAAAAGCAGATTCAATATATTCAACTTTGTTGTGCTTGAATGGCACAGAACTGAAGCAACTTCATGAAATTCGGGGGGATGTTCTTGTAGATGTATTTTGA
- the LOC101514616 gene encoding uncharacterized protein isoform X3, translating to MERGVMEDEYVNIGEASYQSKVAAKDLIKEIGILELEVMYLEQYLLSLYRKRFDEHISFLSTKERRLELASRVNKGTSVVPVSGAISEKEISVPRLSSNLGGFQLKECRNHLEPESVLDSGIHRCYSALSQQTACSIEASPENIKTKAAESYHSLPLSMLEQAQCAKSISTSLAEQLGNSYIDNVPETPNWLSEEMIKCISAIYCELTESPFPCHKDASSPIPFSSPGYEVSSKIQGSKWGSHWKKHSLFNLNSTNPLHVKGSKKFSGPYCSMIRIQKLCTDNQKLKEIEYMLRRFRSLVSRLEQINPRNMKHKEKLAFWINVHNALVMHAMLVYGISANNVKRMSSVLKAAYDIGGHTVSVEMIQNFILGCRLPRPGQWMRLWFPSKTKPKVGDARKGYAIRHPEPLLFFALSTGSHSDPAVRLYTSKRVLEELQSAKEEYIQSNISITKEHKIIIPKIVDSFAKSSCLGTSDLVEMVKPYLPESQRKNIQEFQSKTSWKGIELTPHDFTFHYLLSKELAW from the exons ATGGAAAGGGGAGTAATGGAAGATGAATATGTGAACATCGGTGAAGCTTCTTATCAATCTAAAGTG GCCGCAAAGGATCTGATTAAGGAAATTGGAATATTAGAATTAGAAGTCATGTATTTGGAACAATATCTGCTCTCTTTGTATCGAAAGAGATTTGATGAACACATTTCATTTCTATCAACCAAAGAAAGAAGATTGGAATTAGCTTCACGCGTTAACAAAGGAACTTCTGTAGTACCTGTCAGTGGTGCTATCTCTGAAAAAGAAATTTCAGTTCCACGCTTAAGTAGTAACTTAGGTGGTTTTCAACTCAAGGAATGCAGGAACCATTTAGAACCAGAATCTGTTTTAGATTCTGGTATTCATCGGTGTTACTCTGCATTATCTCAACAGACAGCTTGCTCAATTGAAGCTTCTCCTGAGAACATTAAGACCAAAGCAGCAGAGTCTTACCATTCTTTACCATTATCCATGCTAGAG CAAGCTCAGTGTGCTAAATCCATCTCAACTAGCCTGGCAGAACAACTTGGGAATAGCTACATTGATAATGTTCCAGAGACACCAAATTGGCTTTCTGAGGAGATGATCAAATGCATATCAGCGATATATTGTGAACTTACAGAGTCACCTTTTCCTTGTCATAAAGATGCTTCATCCCCTATTCCATTCTCATCACCTGGTTATGAGGTATCTTCAAAGATCCAGGGGAGTAAATGGGGATCACATTGGAAGAAGCATTCATTATTCAATTTAAACTCTACTAACCCTTTGCATGTCAAAGGGTCAAAAAAATTTAGTGGACCTTACTGTTCAATGATAAGGATCCAGAAATTATGCACAGATAATcagaaattaaaagaaattgagTATATGCTACGCAGATTTAG GTCACTTGTTTCTCGACTGGAACAAATTAATCCTAGAAATATGAAACACAAAGAAAAGCTAGCTTTTTGGATTAATGTGCACAATGCCTTAGTAATGCat GCCATGTTAGTATATGGAATTTCAGCCAACAATGTCAAAAGAATGTCTTCAGTACTTAAA GCTGCATATGACATTGGAGGTCATACTGTAAGTGTAGAAATGATACAGAACTTCATTCTAGGATGCAGATTGCCTCGTCCAGGACAA TGGATGCGACTGTGGTTTCCTTCTAAGACAAAACCAAAGGTCGGAGACGCAAGAAAAGGATATGCTATACGTCATCCAGAACCTTTATTATTCTTTGCTCTTAGCACAGGAAGCCATTCTGATCCTGCG GTACGTCTGTACACATCCAAGAGAGTCTTGGAGGAGCTACAATCTGCAAAAGAAGAGTACATTCAGTCCAACATCTCTATAACCAAggaacataaaataattatcccAAAGATAGTTGATTCCTTTGCAAAAAGTTCATGTCTAGGAACATCTGATTTGGTGGAGATGGTTAAGCCTTATCTACCTGAGTCTCAAAGGAAGAACATCCAAGAGTTTCAATCAAAGACAAGCTGGAAAGGAATTGAATTAACCCCTCATGACTTCACTTTCCATTACCTGCTTTCAAAGGAATTAGCTTGGTAA
- the LOC101514616 gene encoding uncharacterized protein isoform X1, whose protein sequence is MHETKWHQSDFKQFKFKETPVSIISSHECSNSETMERGVMEDEYVNIGEASYQSKVAAKDLIKEIGILELEVMYLEQYLLSLYRKRFDEHISFLSTKERRLELASRVNKGTSVVPVSGAISEKEISVPRLSSNLGGFQLKECRNHLEPESVLDSGIHRCYSALSQQTACSIEASPENIKTKAAESYHSLPLSMLEQAQCAKSISTSLAEQLGNSYIDNVPETPNWLSEEMIKCISAIYCELTESPFPCHKDASSPIPFSSPGYEVSSKIQGSKWGSHWKKHSLFNLNSTNPLHVKGSKKFSGPYCSMIRIQKLCTDNQKLKEIEYMLRRFRSLVSRLEQINPRNMKHKEKLAFWINVHNALVMHAMLVYGISANNVKRMSSVLKAAYDIGGHTVSVEMIQNFILGCRLPRPGQWMRLWFPSKTKPKVGDARKGYAIRHPEPLLFFALSTGSHSDPAVRLYTSKRVLEELQSAKEEYIQSNISITKEHKIIIPKIVDSFAKSSCLGTSDLVEMVKPYLPESQRKNIQEFQSKTSWKGIELTPHDFTFHYLLSKELAW, encoded by the exons ATGCATGAAACAAAGTGGCACCAATCTGATTTCAAGCAATTCAAGTTCAAGGAAACACCGGTTTCAATAATTTCGAGTCACGAGTGCTCCAACAG TGAAACAATGGAAAGGGGAGTAATGGAAGATGAATATGTGAACATCGGTGAAGCTTCTTATCAATCTAAAGTG GCCGCAAAGGATCTGATTAAGGAAATTGGAATATTAGAATTAGAAGTCATGTATTTGGAACAATATCTGCTCTCTTTGTATCGAAAGAGATTTGATGAACACATTTCATTTCTATCAACCAAAGAAAGAAGATTGGAATTAGCTTCACGCGTTAACAAAGGAACTTCTGTAGTACCTGTCAGTGGTGCTATCTCTGAAAAAGAAATTTCAGTTCCACGCTTAAGTAGTAACTTAGGTGGTTTTCAACTCAAGGAATGCAGGAACCATTTAGAACCAGAATCTGTTTTAGATTCTGGTATTCATCGGTGTTACTCTGCATTATCTCAACAGACAGCTTGCTCAATTGAAGCTTCTCCTGAGAACATTAAGACCAAAGCAGCAGAGTCTTACCATTCTTTACCATTATCCATGCTAGAG CAAGCTCAGTGTGCTAAATCCATCTCAACTAGCCTGGCAGAACAACTTGGGAATAGCTACATTGATAATGTTCCAGAGACACCAAATTGGCTTTCTGAGGAGATGATCAAATGCATATCAGCGATATATTGTGAACTTACAGAGTCACCTTTTCCTTGTCATAAAGATGCTTCATCCCCTATTCCATTCTCATCACCTGGTTATGAGGTATCTTCAAAGATCCAGGGGAGTAAATGGGGATCACATTGGAAGAAGCATTCATTATTCAATTTAAACTCTACTAACCCTTTGCATGTCAAAGGGTCAAAAAAATTTAGTGGACCTTACTGTTCAATGATAAGGATCCAGAAATTATGCACAGATAATcagaaattaaaagaaattgagTATATGCTACGCAGATTTAG GTCACTTGTTTCTCGACTGGAACAAATTAATCCTAGAAATATGAAACACAAAGAAAAGCTAGCTTTTTGGATTAATGTGCACAATGCCTTAGTAATGCat GCCATGTTAGTATATGGAATTTCAGCCAACAATGTCAAAAGAATGTCTTCAGTACTTAAA GCTGCATATGACATTGGAGGTCATACTGTAAGTGTAGAAATGATACAGAACTTCATTCTAGGATGCAGATTGCCTCGTCCAGGACAA TGGATGCGACTGTGGTTTCCTTCTAAGACAAAACCAAAGGTCGGAGACGCAAGAAAAGGATATGCTATACGTCATCCAGAACCTTTATTATTCTTTGCTCTTAGCACAGGAAGCCATTCTGATCCTGCG GTACGTCTGTACACATCCAAGAGAGTCTTGGAGGAGCTACAATCTGCAAAAGAAGAGTACATTCAGTCCAACATCTCTATAACCAAggaacataaaataattatcccAAAGATAGTTGATTCCTTTGCAAAAAGTTCATGTCTAGGAACATCTGATTTGGTGGAGATGGTTAAGCCTTATCTACCTGAGTCTCAAAGGAAGAACATCCAAGAGTTTCAATCAAAGACAAGCTGGAAAGGAATTGAATTAACCCCTCATGACTTCACTTTCCATTACCTGCTTTCAAAGGAATTAGCTTGGTAA
- the LOC101514616 gene encoding uncharacterized protein isoform X2 — MISSFKKTSETMERGVMEDEYVNIGEASYQSKVAAKDLIKEIGILELEVMYLEQYLLSLYRKRFDEHISFLSTKERRLELASRVNKGTSVVPVSGAISEKEISVPRLSSNLGGFQLKECRNHLEPESVLDSGIHRCYSALSQQTACSIEASPENIKTKAAESYHSLPLSMLEQAQCAKSISTSLAEQLGNSYIDNVPETPNWLSEEMIKCISAIYCELTESPFPCHKDASSPIPFSSPGYEVSSKIQGSKWGSHWKKHSLFNLNSTNPLHVKGSKKFSGPYCSMIRIQKLCTDNQKLKEIEYMLRRFRSLVSRLEQINPRNMKHKEKLAFWINVHNALVMHAMLVYGISANNVKRMSSVLKAAYDIGGHTVSVEMIQNFILGCRLPRPGQWMRLWFPSKTKPKVGDARKGYAIRHPEPLLFFALSTGSHSDPAVRLYTSKRVLEELQSAKEEYIQSNISITKEHKIIIPKIVDSFAKSSCLGTSDLVEMVKPYLPESQRKNIQEFQSKTSWKGIELTPHDFTFHYLLSKELAW; from the exons ATGATCagtagttttaaaaaaacaag TGAAACAATGGAAAGGGGAGTAATGGAAGATGAATATGTGAACATCGGTGAAGCTTCTTATCAATCTAAAGTG GCCGCAAAGGATCTGATTAAGGAAATTGGAATATTAGAATTAGAAGTCATGTATTTGGAACAATATCTGCTCTCTTTGTATCGAAAGAGATTTGATGAACACATTTCATTTCTATCAACCAAAGAAAGAAGATTGGAATTAGCTTCACGCGTTAACAAAGGAACTTCTGTAGTACCTGTCAGTGGTGCTATCTCTGAAAAAGAAATTTCAGTTCCACGCTTAAGTAGTAACTTAGGTGGTTTTCAACTCAAGGAATGCAGGAACCATTTAGAACCAGAATCTGTTTTAGATTCTGGTATTCATCGGTGTTACTCTGCATTATCTCAACAGACAGCTTGCTCAATTGAAGCTTCTCCTGAGAACATTAAGACCAAAGCAGCAGAGTCTTACCATTCTTTACCATTATCCATGCTAGAG CAAGCTCAGTGTGCTAAATCCATCTCAACTAGCCTGGCAGAACAACTTGGGAATAGCTACATTGATAATGTTCCAGAGACACCAAATTGGCTTTCTGAGGAGATGATCAAATGCATATCAGCGATATATTGTGAACTTACAGAGTCACCTTTTCCTTGTCATAAAGATGCTTCATCCCCTATTCCATTCTCATCACCTGGTTATGAGGTATCTTCAAAGATCCAGGGGAGTAAATGGGGATCACATTGGAAGAAGCATTCATTATTCAATTTAAACTCTACTAACCCTTTGCATGTCAAAGGGTCAAAAAAATTTAGTGGACCTTACTGTTCAATGATAAGGATCCAGAAATTATGCACAGATAATcagaaattaaaagaaattgagTATATGCTACGCAGATTTAG GTCACTTGTTTCTCGACTGGAACAAATTAATCCTAGAAATATGAAACACAAAGAAAAGCTAGCTTTTTGGATTAATGTGCACAATGCCTTAGTAATGCat GCCATGTTAGTATATGGAATTTCAGCCAACAATGTCAAAAGAATGTCTTCAGTACTTAAA GCTGCATATGACATTGGAGGTCATACTGTAAGTGTAGAAATGATACAGAACTTCATTCTAGGATGCAGATTGCCTCGTCCAGGACAA TGGATGCGACTGTGGTTTCCTTCTAAGACAAAACCAAAGGTCGGAGACGCAAGAAAAGGATATGCTATACGTCATCCAGAACCTTTATTATTCTTTGCTCTTAGCACAGGAAGCCATTCTGATCCTGCG GTACGTCTGTACACATCCAAGAGAGTCTTGGAGGAGCTACAATCTGCAAAAGAAGAGTACATTCAGTCCAACATCTCTATAACCAAggaacataaaataattatcccAAAGATAGTTGATTCCTTTGCAAAAAGTTCATGTCTAGGAACATCTGATTTGGTGGAGATGGTTAAGCCTTATCTACCTGAGTCTCAAAGGAAGAACATCCAAGAGTTTCAATCAAAGACAAGCTGGAAAGGAATTGAATTAACCCCTCATGACTTCACTTTCCATTACCTGCTTTCAAAGGAATTAGCTTGGTAA